The Ranitomeya imitator isolate aRanImi1 chromosome 3, aRanImi1.pri, whole genome shotgun sequence genome has a window encoding:
- the LOC138671774 gene encoding uncharacterized protein — MNEIRLIIREELQSLGGGSSSINTEKKKRRVSSPRADTSAESGEVDSEVSQLSDSSGEEDFVCFPTEGINNLVKSVRNTMGVSESKEPQTPQEIMFAGLSQRKGHVFPINQAIKDLVKKEWGKGQKGFVPIPCKRRYPFDDEDLSTWTKIPKVDAAVASTSRRFSLPVEDAGSLTDPMDRKSDALLKKSWEACVTAFKPAIAATCTGRSMLVWLDQLEQNIKNGVSREKLRASIPLIKGAAAFISDASIDSLRLAARTANISNMARRALWLKNWKGDAQSRSKLCAIPCQEGPSGSHHSERREASETDGTIRILNKKETCLINVHSSQPTNSSNYIPPVGGRLKQFRQQWEEITINTWAIKLISSGLTLDFIRTPPDSFLLTTLRSRPQQEALETEVKTLLRKQVLVEVPSSQRGRGFYSPLFLINKPDGSFRTIINLRKLNSFIRPKTFKMESIRSAIKNLFPNCYMVVLDLKDAYYHIPIHYLFQQFLRVAVCIEGQIRHLQYKAMPFGLSMAPRVFTKLLLEVMSFLRVKDTLVIPYLDDLLIVGKDPLQCEQRLREVVVSLQSLGWLVNWEKSRLQPVKCQKFLGLLLDSADQICKLPEDKKISIVDKVSLAIENRSMSLRQSMSLLGSLTSCIPAVQWAQAHTRPLQKFILEEDIKNRGCLDRTVYLTTEVLHSLRWWLNQKNLSKGVLWIISPSSIVTTDAGPKGWGAHFKDQWVQDLWSSSELDNSSNVKELRPGSWGRLVPLRGLLPSSCLAGTSGPFPAFLRPREGGTIFLGSLHSSTPASATTFPS; from the exons atgaacgagatacggcttataattagggaagaacttcagtcgttaggaggcggttcttcctcgattaataccgagaaaaagaaaagaagagtatcctcacctagagccgacacgtcagcagagagcggggaggtcgactctgaggtctctcaactgtctgattcttcaggggaagaagactttgtttgctttccaactgaaggcataaacaacttggttaaatcggtgagaaatacgatgggggtatcggagtcaaaagaaccccaaacaccacaggaaatcatgtttgctggtctttcccaacggaaaggccacgtgtttccaataaaccaggccataaaggacctcgttaaaaaggaatggggtaaaggtcaaaaaggttttgtaccaataccctgtaaaaggcgctacccatttgatgacgaagatttaagtacatggaccaaaataccaaaggtcgatgctgcagttgcatctacatctcgccggttctccttgcccgtggaagatgcaggttccttaacagatcccatggaccgaaaatcagatgcgctccttaaaaaatcgtgggaggcctgtgtcacggcattcaaaccggcaattgcagccacatgtactggcagatcaatgttagtctggctggatcagctggagcaaaatattaaaaatggtgtatccagggagaagttacgagcgtctatccctttgatcaagggtgcggctgcctttatatcagatgcctctattgactccctacgactggcggccagaacagctaatatctccaacatggctaggcgggctttatggctaaaaaactggaaaggagatgcccaatctagatcaaaattatgtgccataccctgtcagg aagggccttcaggaagccaccattcggaaagaagggaggcttcagagacagatggaacaataaggattttaaacaaaaaggaaacctgtttaataaacgtccattcaagccagccgacaaattccagtaattatattcctccagtgggtggaagattaaaacagtttaggcaacaatgggaagagataacaataaatacttgggccattaaattaatatcttcaggcctcacattagactttattagaactccaccggactccttcctccttaccaccttaagatccaggcctcagcaagaggcacttgaaacagaggttaaaaccctcctacgcaaacaagtcctagtggaagtcccatcttcccagagggggaggggattttattctcccttgtttctgattaataagccggatggctctttcagaaccataattaatttaagaaagctgaactcctttataaggcctaaaacattcaaaatggaatccattcgttcagccataaagaatttatttccaaactgttacatggtagtattggatcttaaggatgcttactatcatattcctatacattatttattccagcagttccttcgggtagcagtctgtatagagggacaaattcgtcatctacaatataaggcgatgcccttcggattatccatggccccaagggttttcacaaaattgctattggaagttatgtctttcctaagagtaaaagatactttagtcattccatatctagatgacctattgattgtgggtaaagaccccctacagtgtgagcagaggttacgggaagtagtggtttccttacaatccctggggtggctggttaattgggaaaaatctagacttcagccggttaagtgtcagaaattcctagggctccttctagattcagctgaccagatttgtaagctgcctgaggataagaaaatctccatagttgataaggtatctttagcaatagaaaatcgtagtatgtcactcagacagagcatgtcattactaggttctctgacatcgtgtatccctgcggtccagtgggcacaggctcatactaggcctctacaaaaatttatattagaggaggacattaagaatagaggctgtctggatagaacagtttatctaacaacggaagtattacactcccttaggtggtggttaaatcagaaaaacctttcaaaaggggttctctggataatttccccctctagtatagtgaccacagatgctggtcctaaaggctggggggcacattttaaggatcagtgggttcaggatctttggtctagttcggaactaGATAATtcttcaaatgtcaaagagttgagg CCGGGCAGCTGGGGTCGCCTTGTGCCTCTCCGtgggctgctcccgtcgtcctgcttggcaggtacctcgggacccttcccggccttcctgcgcccccgcgagg gaggtacaatcttccttgGCAGCCTTCACTCCTCCACCCCtgcctccgccaccacattccccagctaa